From the Osmerus eperlanus chromosome 19, fOsmEpe2.1, whole genome shotgun sequence genome, one window contains:
- the fkbp2 gene encoding peptidyl-prolyl cis-trans isomerase FKBP2, which yields MRLFFLVAVTLVSLAPEVVRGGEKKKLQIGIKKRIDNCPIKSRKGDVLNMHYTGKLEDGTEFDSSIPRNQPFTFTLGTGQVIKGWDQGLLGMCEGEKRKLVIPSELGYGDRGAPPKIPGGATLIFEVELLSIERRSDL from the exons ATGCGGCTGTTTTTTCTGGTCGCGGTCACGCTGGTGTCCCTTGCTCCCGAGgtggttagaggaggagagaagaagaagctgCAGATTGGTATCAAGAAGAGGATCGACAACTGCCCCATCAAGTCCCGAAAGGGGGATGTGCTGAACATGCACTACACT GGAAAGCTGGAAGATGGAACGGAGTTTGACAGCAGCATTCCCAGGAACCAGCCGTTCACCTTTACCCTCGGTACCGGCCAGGTCATCAAAGGGTGGGACCAGGGCCTGCTGGG TATGTGTGAAGGTGAGAAGAGAAAGCTCGTCATTCCGTCAGAGCTTG GATATGGAGACCGAGGAGCCCCCCCTAAAATCCCAG GTGGCGCCACACTCATTTTTGAAGTTGAACTTCTGAGCATTGAACGTAGATCTGACTTATAG
- the ppp1r14ba gene encoding protein phosphatase 1, regulatory (inhibitor) subunit 14Ba gives MATITKQDSNAQARVYFKTPPGTEDSEVVQKQGRVTVKYDRKELRKRLNLEEWIIDQLTDLYDCEEEEIPELEIDVDELLDMPTDGDRALRVKGLLVGCFKPSDDFITALLEKVKGLQKLNTPPKKSEKTPP, from the exons ATGGCGACGATCACTAAACAGGACTCAAACGCCCAAGCAAGGGTTTATTTCAAAACCCCTCCCGGTACCGAAGATTCTGAAGTAGTGCAAAAGCAAGGGCGGGTTACCGTCAAATACGACAGAAAAGAACTGAGAAAGAGACTCAATTTGGAAGAGTGGATAATTGATCAGTTAACGGATTTATACGACTGTGAG gaggaggagattccTGAGCTGGAGATAGATGTGGATGAGCTGTTGGACATGCCCACAGATGGAGACAGGGCCTTGAGGGTGAAG GGTTTGTTGGTCGGCTGTTTCAAACCTTCAGAT GACTTTATCACGGCACTTCTGGAGAAGGTCAAAGGTCTTCAGAAActcaacactccccccaaaaagAGTGAAAAAACCCCTCCATAA